A genomic region of Ornithorhynchus anatinus isolate Pmale09 chromosome 7, mOrnAna1.pri.v4, whole genome shotgun sequence contains the following coding sequences:
- the ADORA3 gene encoding adenosine receptor A3, translating to MSENSTALSVQDAAYIAVESVIGLCSVVGNALVIWVVWLNPSLQNTTFYFIISLALADIAVGILVIPLAIVVSLGVPSYFYNCLFMSCLLLVFTHASIMSLLAIAVDRYLRVKLTIRYKRITTHRRIWMALILCWLISFLVGLVPMFGWNTKLSPGGPGNSSHLPCKFLSVMSMDYMVYFSFFAWILIPLIIMCIIYLDIFYIIRTKLSQNMSGSKEAGTFYGKEFKTAKSLALVLFLFAASWLPLSIINCVLYFFPQSKPPMQVIYLGILLSHANSMMNPIVYACKIKKFKETYLLIFRSYILCQSSNSTEPTVDSAAYRPSRELTVLRRSSTTTFTPASLSGDWGQ from the exons ATGTCTGAGAACAGCACAGCCCTGAGCGTCCAAGATGCTGCGTACATTGCTGTGGAGAGTGTCATCGGCTTATGTTCCGTCGTGGGCAATGCGTTGGTCATCTGGGTGGTGTGGCTCAACCCGAGCCTGCAGAACACCACCTTTTACTTCATCATCTCCTTGGCCCTGGCTGATATCGCTGTGGGCATCCTGGTCATTCCCCTCGCTATCGTGGTCAGCCTTGGGGTCCCCAGCTACTTCTACAATTGCCTCTTCATGTCCTGCCTTCTGCTGGTCTTCACCCATGCCTCCATCATGTCCCTGCTGGCCATCGCCGTGGACCGCTACCTGAGGGTCAAGCTCACTATCAG GTATAAAAGAATCACCACTCACAGACGAATCTGGATGGCTTTGATACTCTGTTGGCTGATATCTTTCCTGGTGGGCTTGGTCCCCATGTTTGGCTGGAACACGAAACTTTCCCCAGGTGGACCAGGAAACTCGAGCCACCTGCCATGCAAATTCCTCAGTGTCATGAGCATGGATTACATGGTATATTTCAGCTTTTTCGCCTGGATCCTCATTCCCTTGATCATCATGTGCATTATCTACTTGGATATCTTTTACATCATCCGGACCAAGCTAAGTCAGAACATGTCTGGTTCCAAGGAGGCAGGCACTTTCTACGGGAAAGAGTTCAAGACGGCCAAATCCCTGGCTCTGGTACTGTTCTTGTTTGCCGCGTCCTGGCTGCCGCTGTCCATCATCAACTGTGTTTTGTATTTCTTCCCCCAGAGCAAGCCACCTATGCAGGTGATCTACCTGGGTATCCTGCTATCCCATGCCAACTCCATGATGAACCCCATTGTTTATGCTTGCAAGATCAAGAAGTTCAAGGAAACCTACCTCCTGATCTTCAGATCCTACATCCTATGCCAGTCTTCCAACTCCACAGAGCCCACTGTGGACTCTGCAGCCTATCGGCCCTCTCGGGAGCTAACAGTGCTGCGGAGGTCAAGCACGACGACCTTTACGCCTGCTTCCCTCAGTGGAGACTGGGGACAATAG